One part of the Eleginops maclovinus isolate JMC-PN-2008 ecotype Puerto Natales chromosome 14, JC_Emac_rtc_rv5, whole genome shotgun sequence genome encodes these proteins:
- the LOC134875678 gene encoding protein FAM200A-like has translation MVACDSLMVMSCVANLTYYSLRTVLRAKLTHIYKHSRREYFKIGCSTANICYICTSLAIYLAPMDRFVVRKVPEGQAAMTEGQAATTEGQAATIGQGQASEASTSQKRRKRKYNEEYVKYGFTVTTDRAGEEVPLCFVCSTILCNEAMKPSKLTRHMETHHVHLKAKPVEYMQQMLRDFKGQQATMRKSAKINENALKASYLVALRVAKSKKPHTIAEQLILPAAIDMCRAMVSEECANKLKTIPLSDNTIGRRIGEMANDVKDQLMAKLQTVLFSLQIDETTDVTNDAQLLTFVRYEDSGTMCEEFLFCKPLPGRTTGVEIFKALDDFFTEHNISWQRCVALCSDGARAMSGSKTGLFAHVRRVAPGVIWTHCLIHREALASKDLSVELSGVFDVVVKTVNFIKRNALNTRLFSSLCHDLGSEHSSLLYHSEVRWLSRGAVLARVFELRGAIYEFLCEKHSDLASNFNDSYWLTKLAYLTDVFAELNKLNSSMQGRDANVMQLYEKLDAFVKKMSKWIERVESNNLAMFPSVEEYPDSTDINDTICEHLRKLVRQFAKYFTDSEEWRRDSKWILLPFSDDASVGSSLTAVEEDKLIEMSTDSVRRHMYDTQPLVKFWISCQTEFPQLAAKAMRCLLPFPTTYLCESGFSTLAYLKNKYRARLDPENDMRLSLSTISPRIDRLCGLHHAQISH, from the coding sequence atggtagcctgtgattcgctaatggtaatgagttgcgtcgctaacctcacttattattcattacgtacagtcttgcgagcaaagttgacacacatttataagcatagccgacgagagtattttaagataggttgtagtacagcaaacatttgttacatatgtactagtctagctatatatctagcaccaatggatcgttttgtagtgaggaaagtgccagagggacaggctgccatgacagagggtcaggctgccacgacagagggacaggccgccacgatagggcaaggacaggcttccgaagcgtcaacttcgcaaaaaagacgaaaaagaaaatacaatgaggaatatgttaaatatggattcacagtgacgacagacagagcaggagaggaggtaccactgtgtttcgtatgttcaacaattctctgtaatgaagctatgaagccgtcgaaacttacgcggcatatggagacgcatcacgtccacttgaaggccaaacccgttgagtacatgcaacagatgttgcgtgatttcaaaggacagcaggctaccatgaggaagagtgcaaaaataaatgaaaacgcactgaaagcatcgtatctggtcgctctcagggttgcaaaaagtaagaagccccataccattgcagagcagcttatattgccagcagccatagatatgtgcagagctatggtaagcgaagaatgtgccaacaaattaaaaactattccgttgtcagacaacacaatcggaagacgaattggggaaatggcaaatgatgtcaaagaccagctgatggcaaaacttcagacagttctgttttcccttcaaatcgacgagacgacagatgttactaatgatgcgcaactgttaacatttgtgcgatacgaggacagtggcactatgtgcgaggaatttcttttttgcaaaccactgcccgggcgaactaccggtgtagaaatatttaaagcactggacgattttttcacggagcacaatatctcgtggcagaggtgcgttgcattatgcagcgatggggcccgagccatgagtggcagcaagactggactgtttgcgcatgtaaggagggtggctccgggggtaatttggacacactgcctgattcatagagaggctctcgcctccaaagatctcagtgttgagctcagtggtgtgtttgatgtcgttgtcaagacggtcaacttcataaaacgaaacgcattgaatacacgcctgttttcatccctatgccatgacttgggaagtgaacacagctctctcctttatcattcagaggtgcgttggctgtctcgcggcgctgtgctcgcccgtgtgtttgaactacgcggagctatctacgagttcttgtgcgagaagcattctgatctggcttccaatttcaacgatagttactggttaactaagctggcgtacctcacagatgtttttgcagagctgaacaagttgaacagctccatgcaagggagagatgcaaacgtcatgcagctctacgagaagctcgacgcatttgtgaaaaaaatgtcaaagtggatcgaacgagtggagagcaataacttggcgatgtttccttcagttgaggaataccctgacagcactgacatcaacgacactatatgtgagcatttgaggaagcttgtgcgtcaattcgcaaagtacttcactgattcggaagagtggcgccgtgacagcaagtggatcctgctcccattcagtgacgatgcatcagtagggtcaagtctgacggctgtggaagaggataagctgattgagatgtccacagactctgtcaggaggcatatgtacgacacacagccccttgttaaattctggataagttgccagacagaatttccacagcttgctgcaaaagcaatgaggtgtcttttgccctttccaaccacatacctgtgtgagagtggtttttctacactggcgtacttaaagaataagtacagggctaggcttgatccagagaatgacatgagactgtctctgtctaccatttcgccacgaatagacaggctgtgtggacttcaccacgcccagatatcacactga